The genomic region TTAAGGCCTTCTATAAAGCCTTCCCTTGCTGAATCAAGGGCTGGATGCTGTACAAGCTGAGTTATTCCTATTTTCACATTTTCACCTTCACTTGAACTAGTTTCACTCTTTTGACATCCAATTAAACTTGTAGCTGTTATTAATCCAGCTAAAAATAAAGCTAATTTTTTTCTTCCTACCATATTGCTGTCCTCCTATTTCTTTTTTCAAAATCTCCAAGCTACTATTCTACATTTTTATTTTATTAAATAATTATATATTATATTGCTAATCTTAAAATAAGTTAACTAATATAATATTAGTTATATACACTTTTAGAGATTTTGATATTAAATTACTATTTTATAATATAATATTTATCCCATATTAGCATAACAATTTAAATTTGTAAATAAAAAAATTAACGATTTTATATAAAATCGTTAATTTTAAAATATCCTTTAATCAGGAATAGCTCTATGTCCAAGGCCTATTACTACTTCATTTAAATGCAATAAACCAACACTAAGAAAAATACACACTGTAATATGCTGACCTTTTCTTGCAATTCCTACCTTTCCACCAACACTTAAGCCGCTAGCCCTATTCCATACCTCCATCAAAGCATCCCTTGCCGCACCAACAACTGCCCCTTCATAAATATGTTCTTCTTTAACAACACCACTTCTTTTAGCTGCTACTAATGTACTTTCTAAAATTTTCAAGGTAGACTCATTAATATTTCCACCAATATTTACTGCTGTGGCTAAAACTCCTCTTTTTTTAAGATCATGCTTTAATTTTTCCTCTTCTTCTCTTGAGGAAATTGCCATTTTTATAGCGCATTTAGCAACATCAAGACTATTGCTTACCATTTGATCACCTTTTTCTTATTTTTTTACTAAATTATATTTCTCATTAAAATAATTATTTAATTTTTCTAAGGAATGGGTCAATATTTCCTTTTCTTCCTCTGTATGATTATCCATCATTGAGCTTATCATCTCTTCATGAAAGCCCTTATGATTTTCACAAGCAGCATGCCCCTTTTCTGTTAATTGTATCATTACTACTCTTCTATCTTCTTCTATTCTTCTTCTAGTTACATATCCTTTTTTTATAAGCTTATTTATTGCTGTTGTCAAAGTTCCTACAGTAATACCTAAATCTTGTGCGACTTCACTCATCATACTTTGTTCTTTTTTCCCAATACTCTCTATTATATGCATTTCTCTAATAGATAAATCTGAAAAATCACCTTTTCTTAGCATTTTCTCTTCTATTTCAAGTATATTATTAAAGATTTTAACAAGTAATTGATTAGCTACATCTTCTTTTCTTTTCATACTTAAATTATCCCATCCTTTTTATATATTTTCATTAGTTAATCATTTTCAATAATTCCTTTATATTATAATAAGCTAATCTAATAATAATTTCAATTACAACCTTTACTATTCAATGTTATTTATATAAAAATATTTTAAAAGGGACCATCAGGCCCCTTTTTTAGATAAGATTAAACGATAGAGCTGCAATTATAAGTCCTATTGTTAATATTACATAATAAAATTTCAATTCATCATGATAATC from Clostridium isatidis harbors:
- a CDS encoding MarR family winged helix-turn-helix transcriptional regulator, whose amino-acid sequence is MKRKEDVANQLLVKIFNNILEIEEKMLRKGDFSDLSIREMHIIESIGKKEQSMMSEVAQDLGITVGTLTTAINKLIKKGYVTRRRIEEDRRVVMIQLTEKGHAACENHKGFHEEMISSMMDNHTEEEKEILTHSLEKLNNYFNEKYNLVKK
- a CDS encoding HutP family protein, giving the protein MVSNSLDVAKCAIKMAISSREEEEKLKHDLKKRGVLATAVNIGGNINESTLKILESTLVAAKRSGVVKEEHIYEGAVVGAARDALMEVWNRASGLSVGGKVGIARKGQHITVCIFLSVGLLHLNEVVIGLGHRAIPD